The Planococcus donghaensis genome contains a region encoding:
- a CDS encoding YfhH family protein: protein MTEQKPYSDMTEHELHSEIARLREKARKAEQLGIINEFAVLERKATMAAAYLLDPADFKPGEVYRIEGDPNVYFQIDYLKGRFAWGYRMGGEKHTEALPISMLRPLKEGK from the coding sequence ATGACTGAACAAAAGCCTTATAGTGACATGACAGAGCACGAACTTCACAGTGAAATTGCTCGCTTAAGAGAAAAAGCAAGAAAAGCGGAACAACTGGGAATCATTAATGAATTTGCGGTACTCGAGCGAAAAGCAACAATGGCTGCAGCCTATTTATTAGACCCAGCTGATTTTAAACCAGGGGAAGTTTACCGCATTGAAGGAGACCCCAATGTTTATTTTCAAATCGATTATTTGAAAGGTCGATTTGCTTGGGGTTATCGTATGGGTGGAGAAAAACATACGGAAGCGTTGCCGATTTCGATGCTGCGCCCGTTGAAAGAAGGGAAATAA
- a CDS encoding metal-dependent hydrolase, with protein MDTGTHIVMGISLGGLAMADPAVVSNPATMTAVVSGVIIGSLAPDIDTVLKLRDNAVYIRHHRGATHSVPAVLMWPLLIAGGLYFFFPEANLLHLWLWSFLAVFLHVFVDIFNSYGTQALRPFSDRWIALGVINTFDPIIFGAHVLALIIWAFGANPVWTISMLYIALFFYYIARFALQAAIKHAVLNTIPGATNVFVAPTMRFFHWRIAADTDRHHFVGRAYGRTINIYDKFMKKEMPENNLMQAAMKDKNIAAFISFSPLYRWEINEYGEIYEVRLIDLRYRSNDYYPFVAVAHLDKDCNIINSYTGWIFSEDKLRKKLDFSHN; from the coding sequence ATGGATACAGGTACTCACATTGTCATGGGTATTTCCCTTGGCGGCCTCGCAATGGCAGATCCTGCCGTCGTCAGTAACCCCGCTACCATGACTGCTGTTGTTTCCGGTGTCATCATCGGATCGTTAGCACCAGATATTGATACCGTATTAAAATTACGAGATAACGCTGTTTATATTCGACATCATAGAGGTGCGACCCATTCGGTTCCAGCTGTCTTAATGTGGCCATTGTTAATTGCAGGGGGGCTATACTTCTTTTTCCCAGAAGCTAATTTACTTCATCTGTGGCTTTGGTCATTTTTAGCTGTTTTTCTGCATGTCTTTGTCGACATCTTCAATTCTTATGGCACTCAAGCACTCCGGCCATTCTCCGACCGGTGGATTGCCCTAGGCGTCATCAATACATTTGATCCTATCATTTTCGGAGCTCATGTACTGGCTTTAATCATTTGGGCATTTGGTGCAAATCCTGTTTGGACTATAAGTATGTTATACATTGCTCTGTTCTTTTATTACATTGCACGATTTGCCTTACAAGCAGCCATTAAACATGCCGTCCTAAATACCATTCCAGGTGCTACGAACGTTTTTGTTGCCCCGACAATGCGCTTTTTCCACTGGCGTATTGCAGCTGATACGGATCGTCATCATTTTGTTGGACGGGCGTACGGACGGACGATTAACATTTACGATAAGTTTATGAAAAAAGAAATGCCCGAAAACAACTTGATGCAAGCGGCTATGAAAGATAAAAATATTGCCGCATTTATTTCTTTTTCCCCATTATACCGTTGGGAAATCAATGAATACGGTGAAATATATGAAGTACGACTAATTGATTTACGGTACCGGAGCAACGATTATTACCCGTTTGTTGCCGTTGCCCATTTAGACAAAGATTGCAACATCATCAATTCTTATACCGGTTGGATTTTCAGTGAAGACAAATTGAGAAAAAAACTAGACTTTAGTCACAATTAG
- a CDS encoding YfhJ family protein, which translates to MKEIIEQLTIELLEKNPNLSEEKARTWIELLASDFESSYAKAGYDYQGTAVVEKVMRQWIDSYGDKIHEFAGTNPKYAHLLKD; encoded by the coding sequence ATGAAAGAAATTATTGAGCAACTAACAATCGAATTGCTAGAAAAAAATCCGAATCTTTCTGAAGAAAAAGCTCGTACGTGGATTGAACTGTTAGCATCTGACTTTGAATCTTCTTATGCAAAAGCAGGGTATGATTATCAAGGGACGGCAGTAGTTGAAAAAGTTATGCGTCAATGGATCGATAGCTACGGTGACAAAATTCATGAATTTGCTGGAACCAACCCTAAGTACGCGCATTTATTAAAAGACTAA
- the recX gene encoding recombination regulator RecX, with translation MPIISKITQGKKNPERYNIFFEDKYAFSVDEAVLIRYQLTKGKELDQWTIEEVNFEDEVRKAYNKALYYLGFRMRSEGEVRQKLKEKEYGDAVIDEAIKKLYSHNFLDDQQFSEALMRTQIKSGKKGPRAIQQDMQKRGIDKQMQKDVLDSYSEEEQLEVAKGLAEKIANKEKMKTPSQIHQKISDTLMRKGYNYALIKLAIDDLDLEKDEDQWIEIVAEQGDKLWRKHSSKLTGYDLKSKVKQGLYQKGFPSEVINDYLDKKELEDD, from the coding sequence ATGCCGATTATTTCGAAAATCACACAGGGAAAGAAAAACCCTGAAAGGTATAACATCTTCTTTGAAGATAAATATGCTTTTAGCGTGGATGAGGCGGTGCTTATCCGGTATCAGCTCACAAAAGGAAAAGAGCTGGATCAATGGACCATTGAAGAAGTCAACTTCGAAGATGAAGTCCGAAAAGCTTATAACAAAGCGCTCTACTATCTTGGGTTCCGTATGAGAAGTGAAGGCGAAGTGCGTCAAAAACTAAAAGAAAAAGAATACGGAGATGCCGTAATAGATGAAGCCATTAAAAAGTTGTATTCCCATAACTTTTTGGATGACCAGCAATTTTCAGAAGCGCTAATGCGCACACAAATTAAATCCGGTAAAAAAGGTCCGCGCGCCATCCAACAAGATATGCAAAAGAGAGGAATTGACAAACAGATGCAAAAAGATGTTTTGGATTCCTATTCAGAAGAAGAGCAATTAGAAGTTGCTAAAGGGCTCGCAGAGAAAATTGCTAACAAAGAAAAGATGAAAACACCTAGTCAAATTCATCAGAAAATTAGTGATACCTTGATGAGAAAAGGATATAACTATGCCTTAATCAAATTAGCCATCGATGATTTAGACCTTGAGAAAGATGAAGATCAATGGATAGAAATAGTAGCTGAACAAGGGGACAAATTATGGCGTAAGCATAGTTCGAAATTGACGGGTTATGATTTAAAGTCAAAAGTAAAACAAGGACTTTATCAAAAAGGTTTTCCGAGTGAAGTAATCAACGATTATTTAGACAAAAAGGAGCTTGAAGATGACTGA